One window from the genome of Bacillus weihaiensis encodes:
- a CDS encoding NUDIX hydrolase: MNNKEILAKIKQHTPSFLGHEQFSKYSVLVPLLHVNGSVHILFEIRADNLRRQPGEICFPGGKIDAEDKSEKFAAIRETSEELGIASTMIEDVYPLDFLLSPFGMIVYPYVGFLTDLESVQPNQSEVKEIFTVPLSYFHKNEPKIYKVHSKLEPEPSFPFELIPGGKNYNWRTRQIDEYFYLYEDKVIWGLTARILSHFIDVMKHR; the protein is encoded by the coding sequence ATGAATAATAAGGAAATCCTAGCTAAAATAAAACAACATACTCCGAGCTTTTTAGGTCATGAACAATTTTCTAAGTATTCGGTTTTAGTGCCTTTACTACATGTAAATGGTTCAGTACATATTCTTTTTGAAATAAGGGCGGATAATTTAAGAAGACAGCCTGGAGAAATATGTTTTCCAGGAGGTAAAATAGACGCAGAAGACAAATCTGAAAAATTTGCAGCAATTAGAGAAACGTCAGAAGAATTAGGAATTGCTTCCACAATGATTGAAGATGTTTATCCTTTAGATTTTCTCCTTTCTCCATTCGGCATGATTGTCTATCCTTATGTTGGCTTTTTGACTGACTTGGAAAGCGTACAGCCTAATCAATCAGAGGTAAAAGAGATTTTCACTGTTCCTCTTTCATACTTCCATAAAAATGAACCTAAAATTTATAAAGTTCACTCCAAATTAGAACCTGAGCCATCGTTTCCTTTTGAATTAATACCGGGTGGAAAGAATTATAATTGGAGAACGAGACAAATTGATGAGTACTTTTATCTTTACGAGGATAAAGTTATATGGGGATTAACCGCTAGAATATTAAGTCATTTTATAGACGTTATGAAGCACAGGTAA
- a CDS encoding alanine/glycine:cation symporter family protein: MYMWSYILIVLLIGVGLYFTFFTKFVQFKMIGEMFRLLGEGTKSNKKGISSFQAFCISTASRVGTGNLAGVAIAITVGGPGAVFWMWLIALIGSASAFIESTLAQIYKVKDGDTFRGGPAYYMSKALNARWMGVAFAVIITLTFGLAFNSVQANTITSAFHASFGVNKIVMAIILSVVTGIIIFGGIKRVAKVSEIVVPIMAGAYILIALFIMITNITELPGVIALIVKSAFGYSEVAGGTLGAAMMNGIKRGLFSNEAGMGSAPNAAAAADVSHPVKQGLIQSLGVFVDTLVICSSTAFIILLSGLYTSKEQDGIVLTQTALETSLGSWAGIFLSVIVLLFAFSSIVGNYYYGESNIEFIQSNKIWLNVYRVAVVVMVAFGSLASLKFVWNLADLLMGIMAIFNLIAIALIGKIAVAALDDYIKQRKQGKNPVFQKSSIKDLKNVDLWD; the protein is encoded by the coding sequence ATGTATATGTGGTCTTACATATTAATTGTCTTATTAATTGGAGTTGGCCTTTATTTTACTTTTTTCACAAAATTTGTTCAGTTTAAAATGATCGGGGAAATGTTCCGTTTATTAGGTGAGGGGACAAAATCAAACAAGAAAGGGATTTCCTCCTTTCAGGCATTTTGCATTAGTACCGCTTCCCGTGTAGGAACTGGTAACTTAGCTGGGGTAGCTATTGCTATTACAGTAGGAGGGCCTGGTGCAGTATTTTGGATGTGGTTAATTGCATTAATTGGCTCTGCATCAGCATTTATTGAGAGTACTTTAGCTCAGATCTATAAAGTGAAAGATGGGGACACATTTAGAGGTGGGCCAGCTTATTACATGTCAAAGGCTCTAAACGCTCGTTGGATGGGGGTTGCTTTTGCGGTTATTATTACTTTAACATTTGGTTTAGCTTTTAATTCTGTTCAAGCTAATACGATTACGAGTGCGTTCCATGCTTCTTTTGGTGTGAATAAAATCGTCATGGCTATTATTCTTTCAGTTGTAACAGGTATTATTATATTTGGCGGTATTAAAAGAGTAGCTAAGGTATCTGAAATCGTCGTACCTATTATGGCTGGAGCATATATATTAATTGCTTTATTTATTATGATAACGAATATCACGGAATTACCAGGTGTCATTGCACTCATAGTTAAGAGTGCTTTTGGATATAGCGAGGTTGCAGGTGGTACGTTAGGTGCTGCGATGATGAATGGAATTAAGCGTGGGTTATTTTCAAATGAAGCCGGTATGGGTAGTGCTCCTAATGCCGCTGCTGCTGCAGATGTTAGTCATCCTGTAAAGCAGGGCCTTATCCAATCTCTAGGTGTTTTTGTAGATACTCTTGTTATTTGTAGTTCAACTGCCTTTATCATTTTATTATCAGGCTTATATACATCGAAAGAGCAAGATGGAATTGTACTTACTCAAACAGCTCTAGAGACATCTTTAGGATCATGGGCTGGAATCTTCCTATCTGTAATCGTCTTATTATTTGCCTTCAGTTCAATCGTTGGTAATTACTATTATGGGGAGTCAAATATTGAGTTTATTCAATCTAACAAAATATGGTTAAATGTATATCGCGTAGCAGTAGTGGTTATGGTTGCATTCGGATCATTAGCTTCCCTTAAATTTGTATGGAACCTAGCAGACCTACTAATGGGAATTATGGCGATCTTCAATCTAATTGCTATCGCGCTAATAGGGAAAATCGCCGTCGCTGCGCTTGACGACTATATAAAACAAAGAAAACAAGGTAAAAACCCAGTATTCCAAAAATCAAGCATCAAAGACCTTAAGAACGTAGATCTCTGGGATTAA
- a CDS encoding MBL fold metallo-hydrolase, protein MLRKKKFEQSTISGVQMGNGSIQFQGVHLNVYSFFTDGVLIDTGARSLEKSFISFFQQLKINKVMITHFHEDHTGCAAYLQEEMRVPLYMDSKMLNICTKNPNYPLYRQLFWGRRKPFTAQPTSESFKSSNSTWHVIQTPGHSIDHLAYLNKDTGQLFSGDLYCLEKTKVILKEESVPQIIDSLQKVLSYDFKEVFCNHAGYLKEGRTSLRNKLNYLLEIQGYILKYYKEGKSPEEIKKTLFPKNYPIMFFSSGEFDSKHIIQSVIDGEYSNAHV, encoded by the coding sequence ATGCTCAGGAAAAAGAAATTTGAACAAAGTACGATTAGTGGTGTTCAAATGGGAAATGGATCTATTCAATTCCAAGGTGTACATTTAAATGTCTATAGCTTTTTTACAGATGGGGTATTAATTGATACAGGGGCAAGATCACTTGAAAAGAGCTTCATCTCATTTTTTCAACAACTAAAAATTAATAAAGTCATGATTACACACTTTCATGAAGATCATACAGGCTGCGCTGCTTACCTCCAAGAAGAAATGAGGGTACCACTCTATATGGATAGTAAGATGCTGAATATTTGTACGAAAAATCCAAATTACCCTTTGTATCGTCAGCTTTTCTGGGGGAGACGTAAACCTTTCACGGCACAACCAACTAGTGAATCCTTTAAATCATCCAATTCCACTTGGCATGTTATCCAAACTCCAGGACACTCAATTGATCACCTAGCTTACCTTAACAAAGATACAGGCCAGCTATTTTCTGGTGATTTGTATTGCTTAGAAAAAACGAAAGTGATCCTAAAAGAAGAAAGTGTGCCACAAATCATTGACTCCTTACAAAAAGTGTTATCCTATGACTTTAAAGAAGTATTTTGTAATCATGCAGGCTATCTCAAAGAAGGAAGAACGAGTCTAAGAAATAAACTGAACTATTTACTCGAAATTCAGGGTTACATTCTAAAATACTATAAAGAAGGCAAAAGTCCAGAGGAAATAAAGAAAACCTTGTTTCCAAAAAACTATCCGATTATGTTTTTTTCATCTGGAGAATTTGATTCTAAACATATTATACAGTCGGTCATCGACGGAGAATATTCAAATGCTCATGTATAA
- a CDS encoding ribonuclease J, producing the protein MTARNEISVFALGGLHEIGKNMYAIEDANSIIVIDCGNKFPDESLLGIDLIIPDINYLEEKKEKVKALIITHGHEDHIGGIPFFLKKVNVPVYATRFTLGLIELKLTEHKLLRETQLIEIDSKSELNFDEMTVEFFKVNHSIPDCIGVVFHTSQGVIVHSGDFKFDLTPMNNDHSDLHKMAKIGEEGVLLLLSESTNAERSGASPSEEMVGHNIEAAFKHATGKIFISTFASNIYRVQQVVDAAKLTNRKLVLLGRSMVNVVDVAIERGYLNVPENMLIDQHVMDELPPERICVLCTGSQGEPMAALARLSTGNFRGVTVLPEDTIILAAGPIPGNEKNVTQIIDQFYELGAKVIYGSGKGMHVSGHGYQEDLKLMLTLMKPKYFIPIHGEYRMLHHHRLLAESVGVEKGHTFLLKNGDVVDLENAIANQTRSIPVDSTYIDGIGFEDVGDLIMRDRKQLSEDGMLVVVITISKRERKLISPPDTISRGFVDQREANELIRKINQLVKKTISDLDTTDKFSWNTMKQKLRKTVGQQVFAETRKKPMILPIVIEV; encoded by the coding sequence GTGACTGCTAGAAATGAGATATCCGTATTTGCATTAGGTGGGTTACATGAAATCGGAAAGAACATGTATGCAATTGAAGATGCCAATTCCATCATTGTGATTGATTGCGGAAATAAATTTCCAGATGAAAGCTTGTTAGGTATTGACCTTATTATACCAGACATAAACTATCTCGAAGAAAAGAAGGAAAAAGTCAAAGCGCTCATTATTACACATGGACATGAGGATCACATAGGAGGGATCCCTTTCTTCTTAAAAAAAGTAAACGTGCCAGTCTATGCAACACGCTTTACGCTTGGCTTAATAGAATTAAAATTAACTGAACATAAATTGTTACGTGAAACACAGTTAATCGAAATAGATTCTAAATCAGAGCTAAATTTTGATGAAATGACCGTTGAATTTTTTAAAGTCAACCACAGTATACCTGACTGTATTGGCGTTGTATTCCACACATCACAAGGAGTCATTGTACATAGTGGAGACTTTAAATTCGATCTCACACCAATGAACAATGATCATTCGGATCTTCATAAGATGGCCAAGATTGGGGAAGAAGGAGTCCTACTGCTTTTATCCGAAAGTACTAATGCAGAACGATCGGGTGCATCACCTTCTGAGGAAATGGTGGGGCATAATATAGAGGCAGCATTCAAACACGCTACAGGAAAAATCTTCATCTCAACCTTTGCATCAAATATTTATCGTGTACAACAGGTAGTTGACGCTGCAAAGCTGACAAATCGGAAACTAGTTTTACTCGGAAGGAGCATGGTGAATGTTGTAGATGTTGCGATAGAAAGAGGATATTTGAATGTCCCAGAAAATATGTTAATAGATCAACATGTAATGGATGAGTTACCACCTGAGAGAATTTGTGTTTTATGTACTGGAAGCCAAGGTGAACCAATGGCAGCTCTCGCAAGACTCTCAACTGGTAATTTCCGTGGAGTCACGGTTCTACCTGAAGACACAATTATTCTAGCCGCAGGTCCTATTCCAGGGAATGAGAAAAATGTCACTCAGATTATTGATCAGTTTTACGAATTAGGAGCAAAGGTCATTTATGGTTCCGGAAAAGGAATGCATGTGTCCGGCCACGGCTATCAAGAAGATCTTAAACTCATGCTCACCCTAATGAAACCAAAATATTTTATACCGATACACGGAGAATACCGTATGCTCCATCATCATCGTTTGCTAGCAGAATCCGTTGGAGTGGAAAAAGGACATACATTTCTGTTGAAAAACGGTGACGTTGTCGACCTTGAGAATGCAATAGCAAATCAAACAAGAAGTATTCCAGTTGATAGTACGTATATTGATGGGATTGGATTTGAAGATGTAGGCGATCTCATTATGAGAGACCGAAAACAATTATCTGAAGATGGTATGCTTGTTGTAGTAATTACCATTAGTAAAAGAGAGCGGAAATTAATTTCACCTCCAGATACTATTTCCCGTGGCTTTGTTGATCAACGTGAAGCCAATGAATTAATACGCAAAATAAATCAGCTTGTAAAGAAAACCATTAGTGATCTTGATACGACTGACAAATTTTCTTGGAACACAATGAAACAAAAACTAAGAAAAACAGTGGGACAGCAAGTATTTGCAGAAACACGTAAAAAACCAATGATTTTACCGATTGTCATTGAAGTATAA
- a CDS encoding DEAD/DEAH box helicase produces MNEILANHYNNAIERTKSSVLADMFKYFEKQEELPTYEQYIRERGVFINQLWLNSWLNTVGSHASNNEKRDYLTQLGFELEGLSKKTVNQMFRNEIRDVEPFHVIEWLNSLYIGQEQIWKQKYEEARQGYKERVRLLEEREKRKKFILKLEYYIDQLFGDHYEELYLYVRYLIGSQLAIDIEQKGIILDKDYCSFQEFIEVEGEAVYNRHQYEDVTEKYEGYISNYLLDFGPNWLMEHLSPHIFDDYYQAFQETLPISLIKEIAYDPFLGLCGEFFEDLLEEYVTDLTKLIDIPFDLEVHQEIFEKDLALRERRATEELEALKRRKEEEARMIEDIFGREYSPSKARSIQYILHVGETNTGKTFQAIEKMKQANSGIYLAPLRLLALEIYERLNEEGIACSLKTGEEEKIVEGAQHISCTVEMFREKDSYEVVVIDESQMIADKDRGFSWYKAMTKANAKEVHIICSFNAQPMILELLGDTNIEIHEYYRDIPLEVEPNFFRLNQTKKGDALVCFSRKRVLETASELQRTGRQVSMIYGSMPPETRKKQMQRFINGETTVIVATDAIGMGLNLPIRRIVFLENDKFDGTRRRYLRSQEVKQIAGRAGRRGIYNIGKVAFTHNVKTMTRLLEQEDEPLHGFAIAPTPSILERFQKYSRKLGLFFYLWDLFKSPHGTKKASLAEEKLLYEMVEDTMIEAKLSVPDLYGFLHLPFSSNEPTLRNQWKKKLEAIIDGNELPDPVIKEGTLEELELSYKSIGLHLLFLYKLGRNTEAHYWERIRENLSDSIHEKLKSGVQIAKKTCKNCGKSLHPSFKFTVCNDCYFERQDRRKVQPR; encoded by the coding sequence ATGAACGAAATTCTAGCTAACCATTACAACAATGCAATAGAACGTACAAAATCCTCTGTCTTAGCAGACATGTTTAAATATTTTGAAAAGCAGGAAGAATTACCAACCTATGAACAATATATTCGTGAACGTGGTGTATTTATCAACCAGCTCTGGTTAAATTCCTGGCTGAATACAGTTGGAAGTCATGCTTCTAACAACGAAAAACGAGATTATTTAACCCAACTTGGCTTTGAGTTAGAAGGGCTTAGTAAGAAAACGGTTAATCAAATGTTTCGCAATGAAATCAGAGATGTGGAGCCCTTTCACGTAATCGAATGGCTTAATTCTCTTTATATTGGACAAGAACAAATTTGGAAGCAGAAATATGAAGAAGCAAGGCAAGGCTATAAAGAACGCGTGCGCTTATTAGAAGAACGAGAGAAACGAAAGAAGTTCATTCTTAAGCTTGAATATTATATAGATCAGCTTTTTGGCGATCATTATGAAGAGCTTTATCTTTATGTTCGTTATTTGATTGGTTCACAGCTTGCGATTGACATCGAGCAAAAAGGAATCATTTTAGACAAAGATTATTGCTCCTTTCAGGAATTTATTGAGGTTGAAGGAGAAGCTGTATACAACCGACATCAATATGAAGATGTAACAGAAAAGTATGAGGGCTACATTTCAAATTATTTACTAGATTTTGGACCAAATTGGCTTATGGAGCACCTTTCACCACATATCTTTGATGATTATTACCAAGCTTTTCAAGAAACTTTACCAATTTCGTTAATAAAGGAAATTGCGTATGATCCGTTTTTAGGGTTATGTGGAGAATTTTTTGAAGATTTATTAGAAGAATACGTAACCGACTTAACGAAATTAATTGATATACCATTTGATTTAGAGGTTCATCAGGAGATTTTCGAAAAAGATTTAGCTTTACGTGAACGTCGAGCAACGGAAGAACTTGAGGCGTTAAAGAGACGTAAAGAAGAAGAAGCAAGAATGATTGAAGATATTTTTGGTAGAGAATATAGTCCTTCAAAGGCGCGAAGCATTCAATATATTCTTCACGTGGGCGAAACAAATACAGGAAAAACGTTTCAGGCCATTGAAAAAATGAAGCAAGCTAACAGTGGTATTTATTTAGCTCCATTGCGTTTACTCGCTTTAGAAATATATGAACGACTAAATGAAGAGGGAATTGCTTGTTCCTTAAAAACAGGAGAAGAGGAAAAAATAGTAGAAGGTGCCCAGCACATTTCATGCACAGTCGAAATGTTTCGTGAAAAGGATTCTTATGAAGTAGTCGTTATAGATGAATCTCAAATGATTGCTGACAAAGACCGAGGATTTTCGTGGTATAAAGCAATGACCAAGGCTAACGCAAAAGAGGTTCATATTATTTGTAGCTTTAATGCACAGCCGATGATCTTGGAGTTATTAGGAGACACTAATATTGAAATTCATGAATATTATCGAGATATTCCATTAGAGGTTGAACCAAATTTTTTCCGTTTAAACCAAACGAAAAAAGGAGACGCGCTTGTTTGTTTTTCTCGAAAGCGTGTTCTAGAAACAGCATCTGAACTTCAAAGAACGGGTCGTCAAGTAAGCATGATTTATGGTAGTATGCCGCCAGAAACTAGAAAGAAACAAATGCAGCGGTTTATCAATGGAGAAACGACAGTTATCGTTGCAACAGATGCCATTGGGATGGGATTAAATTTACCTATCCGAAGAATTGTTTTCTTAGAAAATGACAAATTTGATGGAACAAGAAGACGGTATTTACGTTCTCAGGAAGTAAAGCAAATTGCTGGACGTGCAGGTAGACGTGGAATTTACAATATTGGAAAAGTGGCATTCACTCATAATGTCAAAACAATGACTCGCCTTTTGGAACAAGAGGATGAACCACTTCACGGGTTTGCTATTGCTCCGACACCGTCAATATTAGAAAGGTTCCAAAAATACTCCAGAAAACTAGGGTTATTCTTTTACTTATGGGATTTGTTCAAAAGCCCACATGGCACTAAGAAAGCTTCTTTAGCAGAAGAAAAGCTCCTGTATGAAATGGTTGAGGATACGATGATTGAAGCAAAACTTTCAGTCCCAGACCTATATGGATTTTTACATCTTCCATTTTCTTCGAACGAACCAACCCTTCGTAATCAATGGAAGAAGAAGCTAGAAGCGATTATTGATGGCAATGAGCTTCCAGATCCAGTGATAAAAGAAGGAACATTAGAAGAACTTGAATTATCCTATAAATCAATTGGTCTCCACTTATTATTTTTATACAAGCTTGGAAGGAACACAGAAGCGCATTACTGGG
- a CDS encoding SDR family oxidoreductase yields the protein MNSLNGKIALVTGGSRGLGKKISLSLANAGATVCVNYANNQQAAVETIEMIRSNGGKAMMVKADITSEIDVKKMIEEIQETCGGSVDIVVNNATGPQPELSIEESTWEDYLDQLHFFVKAPLLITKEVLPSMKEKGSGRIILIGSEVIQIGNPNFANYVSAKSAQLGLTRSYANELGPHGITVNLVNPGFIPVERHNHLDQEVIDGYRNQVPLRKMGEPEDIGHTVAFIASEEARYITGQSISVNGGNTFGV from the coding sequence ATGAATTCATTAAATGGAAAAATAGCACTTGTCACAGGAGGCTCTCGTGGTCTCGGGAAGAAAATTAGCTTAAGCTTAGCAAATGCTGGTGCTACTGTGTGTGTGAATTATGCGAATAATCAACAAGCGGCGGTAGAAACTATAGAGATGATTCGTTCAAATGGTGGAAAAGCAATGATGGTGAAAGCAGATATTACAAGTGAAATTGACGTGAAAAAAATGATAGAAGAAATACAAGAAACATGTGGAGGGTCTGTTGACATTGTTGTCAATAATGCGACTGGGCCACAACCGGAGCTATCAATTGAAGAAAGTACATGGGAGGATTATTTAGATCAGCTTCATTTCTTTGTCAAAGCACCACTTCTCATCACGAAAGAGGTACTTCCAAGTATGAAGGAAAAAGGAAGCGGTCGAATTATCTTGATTGGAAGTGAAGTTATTCAAATAGGAAATCCTAACTTTGCAAATTATGTTTCAGCTAAATCTGCTCAGCTCGGACTAACCCGTTCGTATGCTAATGAGCTTGGTCCTCATGGGATAACGGTTAATCTTGTGAATCCAGGTTTTATACCTGTAGAACGACATAATCATCTTGATCAGGAGGTTATTGATGGATATCGCAATCAGGTACCTCTTCGTAAAATGGGTGAGCCTGAAGATATTGGTCATACCGTTGCCTTTATTGCTTCAGAAGAAGCAAGATATATTACAGGTCAATCAATTTCAGTGAATGGTGGAAATACCTTCGGAGTATAA
- a CDS encoding DUF6376 family protein: MKKIMVFFFAIFLLAGCSLVEEVSNGVNYVAEATEFVEEVSIFTQEIPTLTEQAVTDEQARMELETKLVEMKEDMEEFNSLQAPDMAADVHQQIVEYNNAALKNIDSYLEMVENGTLDITAIEENELIQSLQEISKTLDLLREFGQ; this comes from the coding sequence ATGAAAAAGATAATGGTTTTTTTTTTTGCCATATTTCTGTTAGCAGGTTGTTCTTTAGTTGAAGAGGTTAGCAATGGTGTTAATTACGTGGCAGAAGCAACTGAATTTGTAGAAGAAGTGAGCATATTCACGCAAGAAATTCCGACACTAACAGAACAGGCAGTCACAGATGAGCAAGCACGTATGGAGTTAGAAACTAAATTAGTGGAAATGAAAGAAGACATGGAAGAATTTAATTCCCTTCAAGCACCAGACATGGCAGCGGATGTTCATCAACAAATTGTTGAATACAATAATGCGGCATTAAAGAATATTGATTCGTATTTGGAAATGGTTGAGAATGGAACCCTTGATATAACGGCAATAGAAGAAAATGAACTTATACAATCCTTACAAGAAATCAGCAAAACATTGGATTTATTGAGAGAATTTGGGCAGTAA